One genomic window of Struthio camelus isolate bStrCam1 chromosome 1, bStrCam1.hap1, whole genome shotgun sequence includes the following:
- the LOC104144398 gene encoding C-type lectin domain family 7 member A-like isoform X6, translating to MSENLTYADLNVAELNTPRLQEDTHVPDSIYVEVKVKSLDTSAVASYKVHGPTGQAEIMNSKDSRRGKSCCSRTCVAVLIAMIVLFLLVLGLGLILMFLRSQKPSEEQESPKATMLEERVLPTTSSPCHSETFSTTSEETIGCPSGWIRNRKKCYFFSQSRDIKDWNTYRQECKEMDSDLVIINNKEELREEVEVD from the exons atgtCAGAAAATCTCACATATGCTGACTTGAATGTGGCTGAATTAAACACGCCCAGATTACAGGAGGACACTCATGTCCCAG ATTCTATATATGTAGAAGTGAAAGTTAAATCCCTAGACACAAGTGCTGTAGCTAGCTACAAGGTGCATG GTCCCACTGGTCAAGCAGAGATCATGAACAGCAAAGACAGCAGAAGGG GTAAAAGCTGTTGCTCCAGAACATGTGTTGCTGTATTGATTGCTATGATAGTCCTCTTCCTCCTGGTCTTAGGTTTGGGGCTGATACTGATGT ttttaaggaGCCAGAAGCCTTCTGAAGAACAAGAATCTCCCAAAGCCACTATGTTGGAAGAAAGAG TCCTTCCAACCACAAGCAGCCCATGTCACTCAGAAACATTCTCCACCACCTCTGAAGAGACAATAG GCTGCCCTTCAGGCTGgataagaaacaggaaaaaatgctacttCTTTTCTCAGAGCAGGGACATAAAAGACTGGAACACCTATCGCCAGGAATGTAAGGAAATGGATTCAGACCTGGTGATCATCAacaacaaggaagaactg